In a genomic window of Pedobacter sp. KBS0701:
- a CDS encoding GLPGLI family protein, which translates to MAIYFKDIADNKMILADNILFKLYLISDNLNNLRWNVTTEHQKISNYNCTKATLNFRGRNYTAWFAESIPLPLGPLKFGGLPGLIIKVSDCENKYVYERGVIALKAKFDERLVDTPQIYNFDKPLSHKGFIDIYNTKIESYKKMSRVVVTEANEAYGINSISLPEKQEKF; encoded by the coding sequence ATTGCCATTTATTTCAAAGATATAGCAGACAATAAGATGATTCTTGCAGATAATATATTATTTAAATTGTATTTAATTAGTGACAATTTAAATAACTTAAGATGGAATGTAACAACAGAACATCAAAAAATATCAAATTATAATTGTACCAAAGCCACTTTGAATTTTAGAGGCAGAAATTATACCGCCTGGTTTGCTGAGTCAATACCTTTGCCATTAGGGCCTTTGAAATTTGGTGGTTTACCTGGCCTAATTATTAAAGTGAGCGACTGCGAAAATAAATATGTTTATGAACGTGGTGTGATTGCTTTAAAAGCAAAATTTGATGAAAGACTTGTAGACACTCCTCAAATTTATAATTTTGATAAACCTTTATCACATAAAGGATTTATAGATATCTATAATACTAAGATAGAGAGCTATAAAAAAATGAGTCGAGTAGTAGTTACTGAAGCTAACGAGGCTTATGGTATAAACAGCATCAGCCTGCCGGAAAAACAAGAGAAATTTTAA
- a CDS encoding GLPGLI family protein, translating into MNLTNKIFSCVFLTLIAIVTKAQTKGAITYRYTVNDNLMPSMANYIVYFNDFKSIELGVKSNLKSGEVNDNTGMLIVEGKEPFVYKDFNEKKLVTADYLGAKTKLIMDTLLNFKWTITREKKKIMKFNCTKAQVQFRGRNYIAWFTEDIPIQNGPWKFCGLPGLIVKVDDSMSIFSWELTGITLKAKFDKSTVAIPREYNEDKGISHKQFIALYNRMVANNKKMAKVVETGKDGGWVSRGIMLPPKMELF; encoded by the coding sequence ATGAATTTAACTAATAAAATATTTTCTTGTGTTTTTTTAACGCTCATAGCTATAGTTACAAAAGCACAAACAAAGGGCGCAATAACCTATAGATATACTGTTAATGACAATTTAATGCCAAGTATGGCAAATTATATTGTTTATTTTAATGATTTTAAATCAATAGAATTGGGAGTTAAGTCCAATCTTAAGTCTGGTGAAGTTAATGATAATACCGGAATGTTAATTGTAGAGGGTAAGGAACCATTTGTTTATAAGGATTTTAATGAAAAAAAACTAGTTACAGCAGATTATTTAGGTGCTAAAACAAAACTAATAATGGATACTTTATTGAATTTTAAGTGGACTATTACGAGGGAAAAAAAGAAGATTATGAAATTCAATTGTACGAAAGCTCAAGTGCAATTTAGGGGTAGAAATTATATTGCATGGTTTACTGAAGACATTCCTATTCAAAATGGCCCATGGAAGTTTTGTGGTTTACCTGGATTGATCGTTAAAGTTGATGATAGCATGTCGATTTTTAGCTGGGAATTAACGGGAATAACTTTAAAAGCAAAATTTGATAAAAGTACAGTTGCTATCCCTAGAGAGTATAACGAAGATAAAGGAATTTCTCACAAGCAATTTATCGCATTATATAACAGAATGGTTGCAAATAATAAAAAAATGGCAAAAGTGGTTGAAACTGGAAAAGATGGGGGATGGGTCTCAAGAGGGATAATGCTGCCACCTAAAATGGAGTTATTTTAA